A window of Primulina tabacum isolate GXHZ01 chromosome 4, ASM2559414v2, whole genome shotgun sequence contains these coding sequences:
- the LOC142541540 gene encoding potassium transporter 5-like isoform X2 has translation MFADLGHFIVTAVQISFTGMVFLALLIAYSGQTAYLSKFPDHVKHIFYDSIPGPQYWPTFVVANDAAIIASQAMISGAFSIISQSLSLSCFPRVKVVRTSAKFDVLSQ, from the exons ATGTTTGCTGACTTAGGCCATTTCATCGTAACAGCCGTGCAA ATTAGTTTCACGGGAATGGTTTTTCTTGCTCTCCTAATTGCATATAGTGGACAAACTGCATATCTTTCCAAATTCCCTGATCATGTAAAGCACATATTTTATGACTCCATACCAG GTCCACAATATTGGCCAACTTTTGTtgtggctaatgatgcagcaatTATCGCCAGTCAAGCTATGATATCCGGAGCATTTTCTATCATTTCCCAGTCTCTCAGCCTAAGTTGTTTTCCAAGAGTAAAAGTTGTTCGTACTTCTGCTAA ATTTGATGTTCTGTCTCAATAA
- the LOC142541540 gene encoding potassium transporter 5-like isoform X1: MFADLGHFIVTAVQISFTGMVFLALLIAYSGQTAYLSKFPDHVKHIFYDSIPGPQYWPTFVVANDAAIIASQAMISGAFSIISQSLSLSCFPRVKVVRTSAKYEGQVYIPDINYFLSSNIYTTKLKMVKQVQCDMFYYVDLFVLLWVHVCGTHNHGFCFAKQYMLEAFLINVGLYFTVSKTWTC; this comes from the exons ATGTTTGCTGACTTAGGCCATTTCATCGTAACAGCCGTGCAA ATTAGTTTCACGGGAATGGTTTTTCTTGCTCTCCTAATTGCATATAGTGGACAAACTGCATATCTTTCCAAATTCCCTGATCATGTAAAGCACATATTTTATGACTCCATACCAG GTCCACAATATTGGCCAACTTTTGTtgtggctaatgatgcagcaatTATCGCCAGTCAAGCTATGATATCCGGAGCATTTTCTATCATTTCCCAGTCTCTCAGCCTAAGTTGTTTTCCAAGAGTAAAAGTTGTTCGTACTTCTGCTAAGTATGAGGGACAAGTCTACATTCCAGATATCAACTACTTTCTCTCCTCCAATATTTATACAACAAAACTAAAGATGGTCAAACAAGTGCAATGTGATATGTTTTATTATGTGGATCTGTTTGTTCTTCTTTGGGTTCATGTCTGTGGAACTCATAACCATGGTTTTTGTTTTGCAAAGCAGTATATGTTAGAAGCATTCTTGATTAATGTTGGGCTGTATTTTACTGTTTCAAAGACTTGGACATGTTGA
- the LOC142541818 gene encoding uncharacterized protein LOC142541818 — translation MRHSGECYMNTGSCSKCGKLGHWIAVCPENKEKGIKPNAQNHKPRENKPNARIFAITQEEADNAKDIVAGTILINKMHVYVLFNCGATHSFVSKRFAKKLKLEGETLSEPLRVATFASKTIETYKAHRNCKICIDNQIFKTELIQPNMAEFDAILGMNWLAKNHALVDFQKKSVKLQTPNHEEIIYHGRSKEQKYLLSASQIWKAMKSGEEIYLAMISEVNDEVTLKIEEIQVIQEFPDFFTEKLPGTIPDREVEFEINLIFWLHRSQKHHTEWSQQN, via the coding sequence ATGAGACACTCAGGAGAATGCTACATGAACACTGGTTCTTGTTCCAAGTGTGGGAAGTTAGGCCACTGGATTGCTGTCTGTCCAGAGAACAAGGAGAAAGGGATTAAACCAAACGCACAAAATCACAAGCCAAGGGAGAACAAGCCCAATGCCAGGATCTTCGCCATAACGCAAGAGGAAGCAGATAATGCAAAAGACATCGTAGCAGGTACTATTCTGATCaataaaatgcatgtttatgtgCTATTTAATTGTGGTGCTACCCATTCGTTTGTATCCAAAAGATTTGCAAAGAAATTGAAACTAGAAGGAGAAACTCTTAGTGAACCATTAAGAGTAGCAACGTTTGCTAGCAAAACAATCGAAACCTATAAGGCACATCGAAATTGCAAAATTTGTATCGATAATCAAATCTTCAAGACAgaactgattcaaccaaatatGGCCGAGTTCGACGCAATCCTAGGAATGAATTGGTTGGCAAAGAATCATGCCTTGGTGGATTTCCAGAAGAAGAGTGTCAAACTGCAGACTCCAAACCATGAGGAGATCATATACCATGGTAGATCTAAAGAGCAAAAATATCTTCTATCGGCATCACAAatttggaaagccatgaaaagtggtGAAGAAATTTACCTAGCAATGATCAGTGAGGTAAATGATGAAGTTACTCTGAAGATAGAGGAAATTCAAGTTATTCAGGAATTTCCGGACTTCTTCACTGAAAAATTGCCTGGCACGATTCCTGACCGTGAAGTGGAGTTTGAGATCAACTTGATTTTTTGGCtgcaccgatctcaaaagcaccatacagAATGGTCCCAGCAGAATTAA